From one Acidobacteriota bacterium genomic stretch:
- a CDS encoding 30S ribosomal protein S18, which translates to MADETNSTQSTEQQPQQHSAPTSRPAGPGGPRPPRPAGGPGGGPGGRKFFRRKKVCKFCTEKIDAISYRDVRLLQGFVAERGKIVPRRLTGVCTRHQRRLSLAIKQSRNIALLAFATRF; encoded by the coding sequence ATGGCTGACGAGACGAACAGCACGCAATCCACTGAGCAGCAGCCGCAGCAACACTCTGCTCCCACATCGCGCCCCGCAGGCCCTGGCGGCCCGCGCCCCCCGCGTCCCGCGGGTGGTCCCGGCGGCGGCCCTGGCGGACGCAAATTCTTTCGCCGCAAGAAGGTCTGCAAGTTCTGCACGGAGAAGATCGACGCGATCTCGTACCGCGACGTTCGCCTGCTACAGGGCTTCGTCGCCGAGCGCGGCAAGATCGTTCCGCGCCGCCTGACGGGCGTGTGCACGCGCCATCAGCGCCGCCTAAGCCTGGCAATCAAGCAGTCGCGCAACATCGCCCTGCTTGCATTCGCAACCCGCTTCTAA
- a CDS encoding PIN domain-containing protein, giving the protein MVTYVLDASAVLRYLDDEAGAERVEQIVKKHVAGKARVAISTIHWGEIAGIVMKRHGEAGMRAALSRLSAFGFEVVSVTADRAVRSATIKNLRKIPYADAFGIDLAEDSPEHILVTADFDAKPAQKDVRIEFLPLKKKQ; this is encoded by the coding sequence ATGGTGACATATGTTCTAGATGCCAGCGCTGTTTTGCGTTATCTGGACGATGAAGCCGGAGCAGAGAGAGTCGAGCAGATCGTCAAAAAGCATGTTGCGGGAAAGGCCCGTGTAGCGATCTCAACGATCCACTGGGGTGAGATTGCCGGGATCGTGATGAAACGTCATGGCGAGGCCGGTATGCGTGCTGCACTATCGCGGTTATCGGCGTTTGGGTTCGAGGTCGTTTCGGTGACGGCGGATCGGGCTGTGCGCAGCGCCACGATAAAGAACCTACGTAAGATTCCTTACGCTGATGCGTTTGGGATCGATCTGGCGGAGGATTCGCCGGAACATATTCTGGTGACGGCGGACTTTGATGCGAAGCCAGCGCAGAAGGACGTGCGGATCGAGTTTCTGCCGCTGAAGAAGAAGCAATAG
- a CDS encoding 50S ribosomal protein L25 has product MAATIEAVVATPREGKFNKNAARRVRVAGKIPAVVYGAGQDAVAVTVDPKVITKILHSESGHNSIFDLNIEGGKATKAMIVDWQNEPIKGKLLHIDLKRIAMDKVMRVSVPVQLVGVPVGVKTQGGIIEHVLREVEIECLPGDIPSHIDVDVTGLELHGVVRIADLPHSGSIKFLGDEDATVAHVTIIKEEAPAEAEAAPAEPEVAKKGKTETAEAPAADAKKK; this is encoded by the coding sequence ATGGCAGCAACGATTGAAGCAGTAGTCGCGACTCCTCGTGAGGGCAAGTTCAACAAGAATGCGGCGCGCCGCGTACGCGTGGCCGGCAAGATTCCCGCGGTGGTCTATGGCGCGGGGCAGGATGCAGTGGCCGTGACGGTCGACCCGAAGGTGATCACGAAGATCCTTCACTCGGAGTCGGGCCATAACTCGATCTTCGACCTCAACATCGAGGGCGGCAAGGCGACCAAGGCGATGATTGTCGACTGGCAGAACGAGCCCATCAAGGGCAAGCTGCTGCACATCGACCTGAAGCGCATCGCGATGGACAAGGTCATGCGTGTCTCGGTCCCCGTTCAGCTCGTCGGCGTTCCTGTGGGCGTGAAGACGCAGGGCGGAATCATTGAGCATGTACTGCGCGAAGTCGAGATCGAGTGCCTTCCGGGCGACATCCCAAGCCACATCGATGTTGACGTGACTGGTCTTGAGTTGCATGGCGTGGTTCGCATCGCCGATCTTCCCCACTCCGGTTCGATCAAGTTCCTGGGCGACGAAGATGCGACGGTTGCTCACGTCACGATCATCAAGGAAGAGGCTCCGGCTGAGGCCGAGGCTGCTCCGGCAGAGCCTGAAGTTGCGAAGAAGGGCAAGACTGAGACCGCCGAGGCTCCTGCGGCTGACGCGAAGAAGAAGTAG
- a CDS encoding RNA polymerase sigma factor, which produces MDLAAEWTEREQGERPAATEDEVASEQEFAALVERHSRTMFRVARGLLGNAHDAEDAVQEAFLKLYRTGGWVRMENERAFLAKTVWRVALDRLKATGSVPDVSELDVAEKRESPEALAAGGDERELLRQMIDALPEDLRRPLVLSAIEEMTSVEVAAVMGIPEGTVRTRVMRAKAELKKRFEAMKGVRR; this is translated from the coding sequence ATGGACCTGGCAGCAGAGTGGACGGAGCGTGAGCAGGGCGAGCGGCCAGCGGCGACTGAAGATGAGGTTGCCTCCGAGCAGGAGTTCGCGGCGCTGGTGGAGCGGCATTCGCGAACGATGTTTCGCGTTGCGCGCGGCCTGCTGGGAAACGCACATGACGCCGAGGATGCCGTGCAGGAGGCGTTTCTGAAGCTCTACCGCACCGGCGGCTGGGTGCGCATGGAGAATGAGCGGGCGTTTCTCGCGAAGACGGTCTGGAGAGTGGCGCTCGATCGCCTGAAGGCGACGGGCAGTGTTCCGGACGTTAGTGAACTTGATGTGGCGGAGAAGAGGGAGTCTCCTGAGGCGCTGGCTGCAGGGGGTGATGAGCGCGAGCTCCTGCGGCAGATGATCGATGCACTGCCGGAGGATCTGCGAAGGCCTCTGGTGTTGTCGGCGATCGAGGAGATGACCTCGGTAGAGGTAGCCGCCGTGATGGGAATCCCCGAGGGTACAGTAAGGACGCGGGTGATGCGCGCGAAGGCGGAGTTGAAGAAGAGGTTCGAGGCCATGAAGGGGGTGCGGCGATGA
- a CDS encoding TonB family protein → MRDEIEFEMLLGSVLHEAANPEPAEGLERRVMSAARVSVSPVTDVLVLAGGLSSESIFASLWNGLREALFPRRLPPLVLESRPVAVTDRMAVDGSYSSTAYAVAVHAMAIFLIGFVVRAQIRDVDPVRGTVTPLIEPVLQITAKSMERSGGGGGQPGEMPVSKGHLPKLADQQIVPPSQPPKIEPKIAMEPTIVMQQVKLADNVMPNVGMPNSPLAGVSMGDGRGTGIGPGDGPGVGPGSGGNRGGGLRHVGGSVSMPVVIYKPEPEFSEEARKAKVSGDVTVYIWVDERGNPTHARVIQGIGMGLDEKALEAVKQYRFKPAMDNGKPVTVEMYVIVNFQIF, encoded by the coding sequence ATGAGAGACGAGATCGAGTTCGAGATGTTGCTGGGCTCCGTGCTGCATGAAGCCGCGAATCCTGAGCCAGCCGAGGGTTTGGAGCGGAGGGTGATGTCGGCTGCGCGTGTTTCAGTGTCGCCGGTAACGGATGTTCTTGTACTGGCGGGTGGGCTTTCGAGCGAGAGCATCTTCGCTTCGTTGTGGAATGGTCTGCGGGAGGCGTTGTTTCCTCGCAGGCTTCCTCCGCTGGTGCTGGAGTCACGTCCGGTTGCTGTGACGGATCGAATGGCGGTGGACGGCAGCTATTCGTCGACGGCATATGCGGTTGCGGTTCATGCGATGGCGATCTTCCTGATCGGCTTTGTGGTGCGGGCGCAGATTCGCGATGTCGATCCTGTCCGCGGGACAGTGACTCCGCTGATCGAGCCCGTGTTGCAGATTACGGCGAAGAGTATGGAGCGTTCTGGCGGTGGCGGAGGGCAGCCGGGAGAGATGCCGGTGAGTAAAGGACATCTTCCAAAGCTGGCGGACCAGCAGATCGTGCCGCCGTCGCAGCCGCCGAAGATTGAGCCAAAGATAGCGATGGAGCCGACGATCGTGATGCAGCAGGTGAAGCTGGCGGACAACGTGATGCCGAATGTGGGAATGCCGAACTCGCCGTTGGCGGGGGTGTCGATGGGCGATGGCCGGGGCACGGGGATCGGACCGGGCGATGGGCCCGGGGTGGGGCCGGGCAGCGGAGGCAATCGAGGCGGTGGTCTGCGGCATGTGGGAGGCTCGGTGAGTATGCCGGTTGTAATTTATAAGCCTGAGCCGGAGTTCTCCGAGGAGGCGCGGAAGGCGAAGGTATCGGGTGACGTAACTGTCTATATATGGGTGGATGAGCGCGGCAACCCGACGCATGCTCGTGTGATTCAGGGGATCGGAATGGGACTGGACGAAAAGGCGCTCGAAGCAGTGAAGCAGTATCGGTTCAAGCCTGCGATGGACAACGGCAAGCCGGTGACGGTGGAGATGTATGTGATCGTGAACTTCCAGATCTTCTGA
- a CDS encoding carbonic anhydrase, with amino-acid sequence MQDQGRRKFLYTASASLAIPALTRLNAFAAPTAKPAPPADDVLKQMLEGNKRFASGASTHPRRTPADFKPLAAGQSPVACVVACADSRVTPEILFDLGIGELFIVRVAGNYVDGAGPSVKGSVEYAVAELGVSLVMILGHSQCGAVKAAIQHLHDKDALPGAINDLVNAIKPAVLDSQHQSGDPLGNAIRANVARGVDRLKGLGPIVAPAVASGKIKIAGAVYDLATGKVNMV; translated from the coding sequence ATGCAAGATCAGGGCCGCCGTAAATTTCTCTATACCGCAAGCGCATCGTTGGCTATACCGGCACTTACCAGGCTAAACGCCTTCGCCGCTCCCACAGCCAAACCCGCCCCGCCTGCCGACGACGTTCTCAAGCAGATGCTCGAGGGCAACAAGCGATTCGCTTCAGGAGCCTCCACACATCCTCGCCGCACGCCCGCCGACTTCAAGCCGCTCGCAGCCGGGCAAAGTCCCGTTGCCTGCGTCGTCGCCTGCGCCGACTCGCGCGTCACTCCCGAGATCCTCTTCGACCTCGGCATCGGAGAGCTCTTTATTGTGCGCGTCGCTGGCAACTACGTCGACGGCGCCGGCCCTTCCGTCAAAGGCTCCGTGGAGTACGCCGTCGCCGAGCTTGGCGTCTCGCTGGTGATGATCCTCGGGCACAGCCAGTGCGGTGCCGTGAAGGCCGCCATCCAGCACCTGCACGACAAGGATGCCCTTCCCGGCGCGATCAACGACCTCGTCAACGCCATCAAGCCCGCCGTGCTGGACTCGCAGCATCAGTCAGGCGATCCACTGGGGAATGCCATCCGCGCCAACGTGGCACGCGGCGTCGATCGGCTCAAAGGGCTCGGTCCGATCGTTGCGCCCGCGGTAGCCTCCGGCAAGATCAAGATCGCGGGCGCCGTCTACGACCTCGCCACCGGCAAAGTGAACATGGTCTGA
- a CDS encoding aminoacyl-tRNA hydrolase — MKLIVGLGNPGIEYQFTPHNAGFLAIDRIADDCGVVVSNRRGRAMTAKARLAGHEALLAKPETFMNLSGLSVAALIDELGIEQVSEDVIVLYDELAFPLGQFRIAQRGSANGHNGVKSVSGALGTEEWMRVRIGVGKPALEDGREIKAGGRDYLLTPMRKQELAVLDEVLDRVKVAVEVVLTKGVGAAMNEFNRRPEPEG, encoded by the coding sequence GTGAAGCTGATCGTCGGACTTGGGAACCCTGGGATCGAGTATCAGTTCACACCGCACAACGCCGGGTTTCTTGCGATCGATCGCATCGCGGACGACTGCGGTGTGGTGGTGAGCAACCGGCGGGGCAGGGCTATGACGGCGAAGGCGAGGTTGGCAGGACATGAGGCTCTGCTGGCGAAGCCGGAGACGTTTATGAATCTCAGCGGGCTTTCTGTGGCCGCTTTGATCGATGAGCTTGGGATCGAGCAAGTCTCAGAGGACGTGATCGTTCTCTACGACGAGCTGGCATTTCCGCTGGGCCAGTTCCGGATCGCGCAGCGCGGTTCGGCCAACGGGCACAACGGAGTGAAGTCGGTCTCCGGTGCGCTTGGGACGGAAGAGTGGATGCGCGTTCGCATCGGAGTCGGGAAACCTGCTCTGGAGGACGGCAGAGAGATTAAGGCGGGAGGCAGGGACTATCTGCTGACGCCGATGCGCAAGCAGGAGCTTGCGGTGCTGGATGAGGTACTCGACCGGGTGAAGGTTGCGGTCGAGGTGGTGTTGACGAAGGGTGTCGGCGCCGCGATGAACGAGTTCAACCGGAGGCCGGAGCCGGAAGGTTGA
- the ggt gene encoding gamma-glutamyltransferase, which translates to MVVSIHHDASDAGVEVLKKGGNAVDAAVAVGFALAVVYPAAGNIGGGGFMLIRDNRGKTHFLDYREKAPAAASRDMYLDAEGNVVPGMSLVGFKASGVPGSVAGLTYAQQHFGKLSLAEDMAPAIRLASEGFILTEEEARNLHSKNLTRFPVSAKIFQRDGDFYNAGDTFKQPELAETLRRIAKDPADFYKGAMAQQIAAFEKENGGNITAEDLAAYQVKERKPITGKYRGYDLVTAPPPSSGGIVLVEILNILSGYNLAKLGPDRSAPQVHIIAEAFRRAYMDRADYLGDPDFNQLPLKQMANPKYAKAWRASIHRNRPTPSKDLVRPAGFLPPPPQATPVKESTQTTHYSVVDADGMAVATTTTLNGGFGSGVTVEGLGFLLNNEMDDFTSKVGVPNVYGLIQSPANSIAPGKRPLSAMTPTIITRKGKLAYVMGTPGGSTIITTVANDIISSIDNGLNIQAVADAPRFHHQYLPDRLDFEKKFNREVVEQMKAMGYETNLNQMADEKTSGVWGDSELIAVDPKTGELLGGHDSRRNYGKAAGY; encoded by the coding sequence ATGGTCGTCTCGATTCACCACGACGCCTCCGACGCCGGCGTTGAGGTCCTCAAGAAGGGCGGCAACGCCGTCGACGCAGCCGTGGCAGTCGGCTTTGCGCTCGCCGTCGTCTATCCCGCCGCAGGCAACATCGGCGGAGGCGGATTCATGCTCATCCGCGACAACCGCGGCAAGACGCACTTCCTCGACTACCGCGAGAAGGCCCCCGCCGCCGCCTCGCGCGACATGTACCTCGACGCCGAGGGCAATGTCGTCCCCGGCATGTCGCTGGTCGGCTTCAAGGCCTCGGGCGTCCCCGGCTCCGTCGCAGGACTTACCTATGCGCAGCAGCACTTCGGCAAACTCTCGCTCGCTGAAGACATGGCACCCGCCATCCGTCTCGCCAGCGAAGGCTTCATCCTCACCGAAGAAGAAGCCCGCAACCTGCACAGCAAGAACCTCACGCGCTTCCCCGTATCCGCAAAAATCTTCCAGCGCGACGGCGACTTCTATAACGCGGGCGACACCTTCAAGCAGCCCGAGCTGGCCGAGACGCTGCGGCGCATCGCCAAAGACCCTGCTGATTTCTACAAGGGAGCCATGGCACAGCAGATCGCCGCCTTCGAGAAGGAGAACGGCGGCAACATCACCGCCGAAGACCTTGCCGCCTACCAGGTGAAGGAGCGCAAGCCCATCACGGGCAAGTACCGCGGCTACGACCTCGTCACCGCGCCGCCGCCCTCCTCCGGCGGCATCGTGCTCGTCGAGATCCTCAACATCCTTTCCGGCTACAACCTCGCGAAGCTCGGTCCCGACCGCAGCGCGCCGCAGGTGCACATCATCGCCGAGGCCTTTCGCCGCGCCTACATGGACCGAGCCGACTATCTGGGCGATCCCGACTTCAACCAGCTTCCCTTGAAACAGATGGCGAACCCGAAGTACGCCAAGGCGTGGCGCGCGTCGATCCATCGCAACCGGCCGACGCCCAGCAAAGATCTCGTCCGCCCCGCCGGCTTCCTGCCTCCGCCTCCGCAGGCTACTCCCGTGAAGGAGTCCACGCAGACCACGCACTACTCCGTCGTCGATGCCGACGGCATGGCCGTCGCGACTACCACCACGCTCAACGGCGGCTTCGGCTCCGGAGTCACCGTCGAAGGCCTCGGCTTCCTGCTCAACAACGAGATGGACGACTTCACCTCGAAGGTCGGCGTGCCCAACGTCTACGGCCTCATTCAGAGCCCGGCCAACTCCATCGCCCCCGGCAAGCGTCCGCTCTCGGCCATGACGCCCACCATCATCACGCGCAAGGGCAAGCTCGCCTATGTGATGGGAACGCCAGGCGGCTCGACCATCATCACCACCGTCGCCAACGACATCATCAGCTCCATCGACAACGGTCTCAACATCCAGGCTGTCGCCGACGCCCCGCGCTTCCACCACCAGTACCTTCCCGATCGCCTCGACTTTGAAAAGAAGTTCAACCGCGAGGTCGTCGAACAGATGAAGGCCATGGGCTACGAGACCAACCTCAACCAGATGGCCGACGAAAAGACCTCCGGCGTCTGGGGCGACAGCGAGCTGATCGCCGTCGATCCAAAGACCGGCGAACTGCTGGGCGGACATGACTCCCGCCGCAACTACGGCAAGGCCGCAGGTTATTAA
- a CDS encoding ribose-phosphate pyrophosphokinase — translation MQGQVEEPEQNSQPEPTNSAHGHSGEPSGQAGKASPERKRSGKTPEPKRFKIFCGSSNRALAEEICKFVGVPLGESRLQRFSDGEVHFQLLENVRGADVFLVQPTCYPVDQHLVELLIMMDALKRASAGRITVVIPYYGYARQDRKDRPRVAITSKLVADLLTTAGANRALLVDLHAAQIQGFFNIPVDHLFASPVLVSHFRDMNLPDLTVVSPDAGGVERARFFAKKLDVPLAIVDKRRTDINVTEVMNVIGDVRGRTCLILDDIIDTAGTLVKTADALLDQGAKEVYACATHAVLSGPAIERIRDSRLKQVVVTNTIPLTDEAQKVDKIKVLSIAGLLGRAIESIHMETSVSSLFN, via the coding sequence ATTCAGGGTCAGGTTGAGGAGCCGGAACAAAACTCCCAGCCTGAGCCTACGAACTCGGCGCACGGTCACTCTGGCGAGCCGTCAGGACAGGCCGGCAAGGCGAGTCCGGAGCGGAAGCGCTCCGGGAAGACGCCGGAGCCGAAGCGTTTCAAGATTTTTTGCGGATCATCCAATCGTGCGTTGGCCGAGGAGATCTGCAAGTTCGTCGGAGTGCCGCTGGGCGAAAGCCGTTTGCAGCGCTTCTCCGACGGAGAGGTTCACTTTCAGTTGCTCGAGAACGTTCGCGGTGCGGACGTCTTTCTCGTGCAGCCGACGTGCTACCCGGTGGATCAGCATCTCGTGGAGCTGCTGATCATGATGGACGCGCTGAAGCGCGCCTCGGCCGGGCGGATTACGGTGGTGATTCCGTACTACGGCTATGCCAGGCAGGACCGCAAGGACCGGCCCCGCGTTGCGATCACGTCGAAGCTGGTTGCCGATCTGCTCACTACGGCCGGTGCGAACCGGGCGTTGCTGGTGGATCTGCATGCGGCACAGATACAAGGGTTTTTCAATATCCCGGTGGATCACCTGTTCGCGAGCCCGGTGCTCGTCAGCCACTTCCGGGATATGAACCTGCCGGACCTGACGGTGGTATCACCCGATGCCGGCGGTGTGGAGAGGGCGAGATTCTTCGCCAAGAAGCTGGATGTGCCGTTGGCGATTGTCGATAAGCGCCGTACGGACATCAATGTCACCGAGGTGATGAACGTGATCGGCGATGTGCGTGGCCGGACGTGCCTGATCCTCGACGACATTATCGACACGGCGGGGACGCTGGTGAAGACGGCGGATGCGTTGCTGGACCAGGGCGCGAAAGAGGTTTACGCGTGCGCCACGCACGCCGTGCTCTCGGGCCCGGCGATCGAGCGCATCCGGGACTCGCGGCTGAAGCAAGTGGTCGTGACGAACACCATCCCTCTGACCGACGAGGCGCAGAAGGTGGACAAGATCAAGGTGCTTTCGATTGCGGGCCTTTTGGGCAGGGCGATCGAGAGCATTCATATGGAGACGAGCGTGAGCTCGCTCTTCAACTAG
- the rpsF gene encoding 30S ribosomal protein S6, whose amino-acid sequence MSRTYEVMYIVRPDVEEADLDKLIEGFEKNVTDGGGEVKSTEKMGRRRLAYTVRKFNDGFYVLMTIAAEGSLVGEIERRLRVSEQVIKFITVRMDEEEKRLAKVKAIRDTKVKRSALPVASESAAAPVAEAPAHEAAAAV is encoded by the coding sequence ATGAGCCGTACTTATGAAGTGATGTACATCGTCCGTCCGGACGTGGAAGAGGCAGACCTCGACAAGCTGATCGAAGGCTTCGAGAAGAACGTGACCGACGGCGGCGGTGAGGTGAAGTCGACCGAAAAGATGGGACGCCGTCGGCTGGCGTACACGGTCCGCAAGTTCAATGATGGCTTTTACGTTCTGATGACGATCGCAGCCGAGGGTTCGCTGGTCGGCGAGATCGAGCGCCGTCTGCGCGTCTCCGAGCAGGTGATCAAGTTCATCACCGTTCGCATGGACGAAGAAGAGAAGCGTCTGGCGAAGGTGAAGGCGATCCGCGACACCAAGGTGAAGCGCAGCGCGCTGCCCGTTGCCAGCGAGAGCGCCGCAGCACCGGTTGCCGAGGCTCCCGCTCACGAAGCCGCCGCAGCGGTCTAA
- a CDS encoding 50S ribosomal protein L9: MEVILKEDVNKLGHRGDVVKVADGYGRNYLLPEKLAIEATAANKAVIEQMKGSAIRKSAKEKVTAEELSTQLSAVELVFERKVGENDHLFGSVTSSDIAHELEAKGYTVDRRKISLDEPLKSLGEYHVPVKLHREVTAHVKVTVKGDQVQEAVAAGAASAE; the protein is encoded by the coding sequence ATGGAAGTTATTCTGAAGGAAGACGTCAATAAGCTCGGACATCGCGGCGATGTGGTGAAGGTCGCCGACGGCTACGGGCGCAACTACCTGCTGCCGGAGAAGCTCGCGATCGAGGCGACGGCGGCCAACAAGGCTGTGATCGAGCAGATGAAAGGCTCGGCGATTCGCAAGTCGGCCAAGGAGAAGGTCACGGCGGAAGAGCTGTCGACGCAGCTCTCGGCTGTCGAACTGGTGTTCGAGCGCAAGGTCGGTGAGAACGACCACCTGTTCGGTTCGGTCACGTCGAGCGACATCGCACACGAGCTTGAGGCGAAGGGCTACACGGTGGACCGCCGTAAGATCTCGCTGGACGAGCCGCTGAAGTCGCTGGGCGAGTACCACGTTCCCGTGAAGCTGCACCGCGAGGTGACGGCGCACGTAAAGGTGACCGTCAAGGGCGACCAGGTCCAGGAAGCGGTTGCCGCAGGTGCTGCTTCGGCAGAGTAG
- a CDS encoding AbrB/MazE/SpoVT family DNA-binding domain-containing protein, producing the protein MNGLITTVSTKGQLVIPAKMRDALGLEPGDQVALTIEDGAILLRPVTERLVEETRGMFAGGSSMAAELQRERRAERW; encoded by the coding sequence ATGAATGGATTGATTACTACTGTCAGCACAAAAGGCCAGCTGGTCATTCCGGCGAAGATGCGTGATGCCCTTGGCCTTGAGCCCGGGGACCAAGTTGCGTTGACGATTGAAGATGGCGCTATTCTGCTGCGCCCTGTTACGGAGCGTCTGGTCGAAGAGACTCGCGGAATGTTTGCTGGCGGGTCTTCGATGGCTGCTGAGCTTCAGCGGGAACGGCGAGCCGAACGATGGTGA